Within the Puniceicoccus vermicola genome, the region CAGTAGTGCTCGCCCTCTCAAGCACGTAGCTGAAGAACTGGGAGTTTCCCCGAACACGCTGAGATTATGGCGTAATCGTGCAGCTGGGATCGGAGGAGAAGGAAGGGATCGAGACCGGCGTGAGCCGGGGGAGATGCCTTCCGGAGCCTCCGATCCTGATGAAGCCTCGGAGCTAAAGCGTTTGCGCCGGGAGAACGAGCAACTGCGTCGTCAGCGCGACATCTTAAAAAAAG harbors:
- a CDS encoding transposase, which codes for MKRITDMPPTKPAYSREFREGAVDLLISSARPLKHVAEELGVSPNTLRLWRNRAAGIGGEGRDRDRREPGEMPSGASDPDEASELKRLRRENEQLRRQRDILKK